CGCCGGAGCCGCCCGAGCCCGAGCCGGCCGTGGGGTTGGCCAGCTTCGTGTCGTTGAGGTAGAGCGTGGGCTGGGTGCCCACCACGGCAACCTTGAAGACGTTGGGCTTGGTGGTGTTGGTAAACAGGGCCTTGGGAATGCTGCCCGAATACGTGGTTTTGGTATAAGGGTTGGTGATGAAGCCCATCTGGTAGCTCAGCTCAAAGGAGTAGTCGTTGTTGTCTTTGAGCACGATTTTGTCGCCGAAGGAGCTGGGCGAAACCGAGGAGACGAAAATCTTGGCGTCGCCTACCTTCAGGTTATCCACTTTGAGGGTGAATTGGCCGATGTTACGGTCGGCCTGAGTGCCGTCGAGGAAGCCGGAGACGGTGATGTCGGGGGGGTAGGAGCCTCTTCTTCTTTCTCGGAGCAGCCCACCAGCGGGCTGAGGCAAAGCAGCAAAAAAGCGAGCAGCGAATGGTAAGGGTAGGTGTGCTTCATGGGGCTAGGAGCAGAATTGGTGAAGTATAAGGCAAAGGTAGAGGCCGGGTACAGGGGCGGCAATACCCACTTGTGGGTATATCTAAACCGGCCTGCCGCTGTCCGGGCCGGGGGCGGTAGGGTTTCGGTTTGGGGCGGAGGTGTGTTCGATGGGGGCGGTAAGGTTTTGCGTGTGGGCGGGAGTGTTTTCACTTCGGGCGGAGGTGTTTTGGAAGGGGGCGGGGGTGTTTCCGAGCCGGGCGGAGGTGTTCTGTCCTTGGGCCCTACTGTTTCGTGCTAGGGCGGTAAGGTTTTGCGTGTGGGCAGGGGTGGTTTCAGTTCGGGCGGGTGTGGTTTCGAAGGGGCGAAAAGAGGATAAAGCAGGATTGCTATTGCTGAGTTATTGGGCTACTTTGGAGCTGGTAGGCAAGGGTTTACCACGCCCGGCGGAGTGGTTTCGCCAGATATATCTATTTCTAATGAAAAAATACAAGGAAGATCAGGTGGTGATGTGTGGACAGGTGGTGGATTTTGTGACTAAGAATAAGGATGCCATTGCGGCCAGCGCGGCGGCCGAAGAACAGGCCGTTCAGCTAACGGACCTCTATGCCCTGGTAGGGCAGGCGCGGGGCAGCGTGGCTAAGCGAACCAAGGCCCTGAGCCAGGAAGCCAAAGCGGCCAAGAAAACGCTCCTGGAGCTGCTACCAGCGTTGCTAGGTCCCTTGGAGCGGATTGCCACCCGCCTCGGCGACAACGACCTGCTGGCTGCGGTGACGCTGAGCGGCAAGAAGCTGAAGCAGCTGCGGCCCCTGGGCCTGGTCGGGGTAGCCGAGTCGGTGCTGAAAAGCAGCGCCCGCGCCGACGTAGTGCCCGAGCTGGCTAAGCAGGGCCTCAAACCGGCCACGCTGCAGCCCCTGCGCGACGCGCTGACGGCCTTTACAGCGGCGGCTCCGGCCCCGCGCAAGGCCATCAACGAGCGGGTCGTGGCCGGGGCCGCCCTCGAAGACCTGGTGAATGAGCTGATGGTGGAAATCCGGGAGCTGGACGCGGATATGAAAGCCTTCAAATTGCTGAACCGGGAGCTGTATGAGGGGTATCGGCAGACGCGCAAGCTGGTAACGACGGGCCGCCGGAGTGAGGAGGCGCAGGAGGCGTAGAGAGTGAGTGGAAATAGAACCGGCCCGCTTCCCTGGTTGGGGAGCGGGCCGGTTCTTTGGTTTAAAGCCGATTGTGCCGGGCCGTCAACACCGCCTGCAGGTGTACATACGGGGCGGCTCGCCCGGCAGCAGCGACTTGGGCTCATTCTACTGAGCCCAGAAAGGAGAGGATGGCGGACCGGGAGGGGTGCTCGGGAGTGGCGCTGAGGAATTTTTCATTCAGAAGGTGGCCCAGCTCCGGGTAATTGAGGTGGCTATAGGAGCGGGAGTAGTTCGCTGCTTTGAGCCGTGCCATCAGCTGCTCGGACATGAGGGCTGCGGGCCATACCGCATCCTGCGAACCGGAAAGCAGCAATACGGCGGCTTTGCTTTGCTCCAAGGGAATAGTGGCCGCCGCGGCCGCCGGCTCATTGTTGAGGGAGTTGGCGTACAGCGTCAGGAGGGAAGTGGCACTCTCGGACTTGAACGGCACGAATGACAGGGGCTGGCCGTGGGCCGTCCAGCTGGAGCCCGGCGTCTTTTTCCAGTCCTTGAGGATGCCCGCCCACACCACGGAGCTGGGGGAAATGGCCACGACGCCCTTCACGGCCGGATACCGGCTGGCCAGCAGCAGGGCCAGCTCGGCTCCTTTCGACCAGCCGACAATGAGTACACCTTTGTGCTTGCCGGGGGCCTGCTGGGCCAGCCACTTGATGGCGGTGGCGAAGTACTCCAGGGGAATGTTCTCCAGCTCGGCCGGCAGGGGTGCGGTCTTGAAATAGGCCAGGGACAAGACCGGGTAGCCTTGGTCGATGAACATTCTGGCCAGGGCGGTGGGCTTACCCCCTTCCGCGCCCCCGAGCACCAGGACGCCGTATTGGGCGTCTTTGGCCGTGCCCGGGGTGTAGTCGCCCACCACGCCCGGAGGGAGCTGCTGGCTGAGGGTGGGGAGGCTGAGCAGGATCAGCAGGGCAAGGAAGAGGGCTTTCATGCGGGGGCTGTACAGGGGGCGCGGTAGTGCGTATTCCCCCAGATGGCAGCGGACGGCCCGGCGTTGCCTGTGGGCGTAAAATGGCCGGAAGAGAGTGGGCTTCATCAGCATGACAACGCCGCCCGGATTTCTCTGGGCGGCGTGGTTTTGGTTTGCCGTGTTGCAGCAGTGGAGGGGTGGCCTCCACGTTATGGCTGGTCACGAGTTACGGCAGGGCCAAAACTCGCGCCCATTAGGGCCACTTTGGGGTAGATTGCTTGACAGTTATATCTGTGAGATTAGCAAGGTTGATGGTGTATACTACATAATCAGAGTAGGCCATTAAGACATCGTCAACTAGTTCTAGCCTCAGGAATGGATTGGATTCTGTAGAAAAAAGGGCCCAAACTACTTCATTATGGTTAGTAGTGGCGACGATACAGCCCTCGTTGCCCATCGCGCCTTCCCCACACGATATGGTCAGGTCCTTTGTTGTTACCTGAGAGGTATACAACTGGATTTCGGTCCATAAATCATCGTTGTATTTCTCCAGGCCGGCAATTGTCGTGTCGGCTAGGGGGAATGCATAATGCGTTTTGACGTCTTTGCTGGCGTCATACGAGGAGAATATATTCAGCAAAGTGACCGTGTCATTGCCGTAACTTATGCTGTTCAAGCCCAGTAACCGGTTAGCTCGCCAATGGTGTTGAACGGAATTATTGCTCTCGTCACTCATGGAAAAAGAATAGTTGCTTCCGTGCGGTTGCTACCCATTTAGCGAGGCCATACTGTATGCCTGCCGGGAGGCGGTGCGGTTGTGGGTTTGGCGGGTTACGACAATAGAGGTACACCCTCTAAGTCATAGGTAGGCGCGAGTGACGGCTAGGCCATAACTCGCGCCAGTTTGGGGTCCGGCTACGCCCGGTGCTTGGTAAACCGTGCTGCGTTATTGCGTTAGCTTAATTAGCCGCCGGGTACCAATTGCGCAGCCGCACGTCGATTTTCTTGTTGGCTGTGGTCACCGTTTTCCGGAAGCTTTCCACGTCGCTCAGGCCGCTCTGGCCCCGGTAGTGATACGGATACACGATGCCGGGCTTGAAGGCTAATACGCCCTGGGCGGCCTGATTCACGTCCATGGTGTAGGGCAGGTTCATGCAGACGAAGGCCACGTCGATGTTCTTGAGGGCGCGCATCTCGGCAATGTCCTCGGTGTCGCCGGAGAGGTACACGTTCTTGCCGCCCAGGCTGAGCACGTAGCCGTTGCCCCGGCCTTTGGTGTGCATGGCGTCGGCGGCTTCGGGTAGGTTGTACATCGGAATAGCCGAAACTACCATGCCCAGGGTGTCGAGTTTCTGGCCGTTGCCTAGGATGCGGACCTGGGCTTTGTACTCGGCGGGCAGCTTATCGGCCACGGCCTGGGGCACGATCATCAGGGCCTTGCCCACGGAAAGACCCGAGAGCGTCTTGGGGTCCAGGTGGTCGCCGTGAATGTCGGTGATGAGAATGACATCGGGGGCGGCCAGGCCGGCGTAGGCGGCGGCTCCGCCGTAGGGGTCCACGTAGATGGTCTTGCCGTTCCAGGTAAACACTACGCTGCCGTGGGTGATGGGCTGCACCGTGAGCGGGCCTTTCTTGGTGGCAATCTGGTCGGCGGCGGCGCGCGGGGCGGGGGCAGTTTGGGCCTGCGCCTGCGTAGCAAGCGCCGCCAGAGCCGCCGCGAGGATAAGGTTAGATTTCATCGGGGTTTGGTTGTGTGGGTAAAGGGGATTGGGTTGCTAACCAGAGGCGGGGACGAAAGTTCTGGGGAGAGGTTGGGAGAGGGTAGCTGGCGTGGCGCTGGGGTGTTTCGCATCTGTAGAGCATAAAAAAGCCGCCCGGATTTCTCCAGGCGTCGTGATTATGGGTTTGCCGCTAGCGCGGCAGATACGGTACGATAGGATATAGTGGTGAAATGATAGAACGACTCTTGGCGCGCCCGCACCCCAGCGCCGTCTTTGAAATGGCTGAAGAGGCGTGAGAAGCTGTTGTAGAATCTCTACTCCATCCAGCTTGCCCAGGCGGGTGGTGCACCTTTATGCACGACACTCCGCCCTGCTGAGATTAGGAGAGCAGGGTGATACGATAAGTATCTAAAAATTTGAAAAAAACATAAGTAATTTTCTCAGACGGTAGTTGAAGTTGAAAATAATTGTTTTTCTAATTCATTTCTCAATCATGTTTACATACATAATCAAGGAAGTTGATTCCGGGAAAGTTAAAATTGGCCGTACTGACGATGTTATGGCTCGTCTGAAAAGTCATCAATGTTCTAATTCGTCGGAATTAGTGGTGATCATGGCCGTGGCCGGTAATGTTGAAGCTCAGCTTCATGAAAGATTTCACGATTCGCGTATCCGTGGAGAATGGTTTCACTACACCGATGACATTAAAGCATTGGTGGAAGAAAATAGCATTGAAACTAATCTAATTGTTAATCCTAAGCCAGTAAAAATAACCCCTTTTCGAATAATTAAATCTAAACAAGTCGAAACGAAGATTCCATCGACGCTTAAAGAAATACATAGAGCCATGCAAGCTCGAGTGGAAAGTGAAAATAAGATTAAGCGAAAGACTGAGTTTCGCGAATTCACGATGGAGCTTCCAGAAGGTGAAGCATGCTTTCCAGAAAAGTATTATAATGTGCGAGAGGTTATAAATGAAATGCCCCCTGCAGTACGTCGTACACTAAAATTGATACTTCGCAGAACAAAAACTGAAGAGAAGTCCAATAAAGGGTACTGGGAGTTTTCTTTCCTTCTAAAAGAGTTCTACGACGAAGCGACCGAAATCCATTTGCATACAGTTCATGAAGTAATTTATCGAGTTTTTACCCAAAGTTCATTTCGCATATTCCGTCCTCACCATTTAAAGCGACTTCGTGAAGTATACCAGTCTTGTGGCGGCGCAAATCTGATTGGAGGTCTAAGCGGAACTTATGAACTAGATGATGAAGAGACAGTAACCATCAGCATCATTGATGAAGGGTTAGCTTTGGTAAACCAATATTATCCAGAATTCTTAGCTTAAGAAGCCCAAGCAAATGGCTCCTTAAGCTAAGCTACACCAACACAAAACGTACCCGCTCCCGCTTCACGAAGCGCCCTGCAGCGGCGGAAGCTACAAAGTCGCCGATGGTCAGGGTGTCATGACGGGACTTGGGATGTAGTGCGTGTGTTGGGGCGAAAGGGTTGCCAATGGGCACTTTGATAAGGCTTATAGCTGCTTTGGGGTTAAAGGGCAAATAGGTAAGTCCCATCATTAGCTTAGTAGCCCAGGCTACGGCGTAAACCGAGATAAAGAGTAAGAATACAATCAGATGAAGTGGATTGCCATCTTCGAAACCTTCAGGGCTGATAAAGCCAGTAAAATCGAACTTCGTAACATCAACATTGAACTGCTTGGCGAAATTCTCTAGCAATTCTACTGTGTCGTCGCCATAACTGCCCATATCGTCTTCTATGCTGGTGCGTAACCTTTCTTGGGCTTCACAAGCTAACTGTGTTTCCACAAAGGCTAGTACTTGCATTGCCATGCGGCGTAAGTCAGTAAAACGAACTTCAATGGTTTCCATAGAAAAGAGAAAGGGCGCTACCCCAGCAAGGTAGCGCCCTTTTTACTTAGTTGGATAGGCGAATTACATATTCCGCCGGTACTGCCCGCCAACCTCGAACAAGGCATTCGTAATCTGGCCCAGGGAGCAGTACTTCACCGTTTCCATTAGCTCGGCGAAGAGGTTGCCGTTCTGGATGGCGACTTGCTGGAGCTGCTTGAGGCGAGCTTCGGTCTGGTCGGCGTTGCGGGTGTGGAGGTTTTGCAGCATCTCAATCTGGTACTGCTTTTCCTCTTCCGTGGCCCGGATAACCTCGGCGGGCACCACCGTGGGCGAGCCTTTGGAGGAGAGGAAGGTGTTCACGCCGATGATGGGATACTCGCCCGTGTGCTTGAGCATCTCGTAGTGCATGCTTTCCTCCTGAATCTTGCCGCGCTGGTACATGGTTTCCATGGCGCCCAGCACGCCGCCGCGCTCGGTGATGCGGTCAAACTCCATGAGCACGGCCTCTTCCACCAGGTCGGTGAGTTCCTCGATGATGAAGGAGCCTTGCAGCGGGTTTTCGTTTTTGGCCAGGCCCAGCTCCCGGTTGATGATGAGCTGAATGGCCATGGCCCGGCGCACCGATTCCTCGGTGGGCGTGGTAATGGCCTCATCGTAGGCGTTGGTGTGCAGGGAGTTGCAGTTGTCGTAGATGGCGTAGAGGGCCTGCAACGTGGTGCGGATATCGTTGAAGTCGATTTCCTGGGCGTGCAGGCTCCGGCCGCTGGTCTGGATGTGGTACTTGAGCATCTGGCTCCGGGCGTCGGCGCCGTACTTGAGCTTCATGGCCTTGGCCCAGATGCGGCGCGCTACCCGGCCAATGACGGCGTACTCGGGGTCGATGCCGTTAGAGAAGAAGAACGAGAGGTTGGGCGCGAAGTCGTTCACGCTCATGCCCCGGCTCACGTAATACTCCACGAAGGTGAAGCCGTTGCTCAGCGTCAGGGCCAGCTGGGTGAGCGGGTTGGCGCCGGCTTCGGCAATGTGGTAGCCCGAAATGGACACCGAGTAAAAGTTGCGAACCTTCTCCTTGATGAAGTATTCCTGCACGTCGCCCATCAGGCGCAGGGCGAATTCGGTGGAGAAGATGCAGGTGTTCTGGGCCTGGTCTTCCTTGAGAATGTCGGCCTGCACGGTGCCGCGTACCTGCGAAAGGGTGCGCTTTTTGATGGTTTCGTACACGTCGGCGGGCAGCACCTGGTCGCCGGTAACGCCGAGTAGCATCAGGCCCAGGCCGTCGTTGCCCTGGGGCAATTCGCCCTGGTAGCGGGGGCGGTTGAGGCCCTTGTCGGCGTAGATCTGGTTGATCTTCGCTTCTACTTCAGCTTCGAGGCCCTGCTCCTTAATGTATAGCTCGCACTGCTGGTCGATGGCGGCGTTCATGAAGAAGGCAGCCAGGGTAGCGGCGGGGCCGTTGATGGTCATCGACACCGAGGTGCTGGGGTTGGCCAGGTTGAAGCCCGAGTAGAGCTTCTTGGCGTCGTCGAGGCAGCAGATGCTCACCCCGGCGTTGCCGATTTTGCCGTAGATGTCGGGTCGGTGGTCGGGGTCTTCGCCGTAGAGGGTCACCGAGTCGAAGGCCGTGGAGAGGCGCTTGGCGGGCAGGCCCATGCTCACGTAGTGGAAGCGGCGGTTGGTGCGCTCGGGGCCGCCTTCGCCGGCAAACATGCGGGTGGGGTCTTCGCCCTCGCGCTTGAAGGGGAACACGCCGGCGGTGTAGGGGAATTCGCCGGGCACGTTTTCCTGGAGCTGCCAGCGCAAGAGGTCACCCCAGGCGGTATAGCGCGGCAGGCTGACTTTGGGAATCTGCTGGTTGGAAAGGCTAGTGGTGTGGGTCTGGATGCGGATTTCCTTGTCGCGCACCTTGAAGACGAACTCCGGAGCTTTGTAGGCGGCTACCTTTTGCGGCCAGGTTTCCAGGAGCTTCCAGTTCTGCCCGTCCAGGCGGAGTTTGACCTCCTCGAAGGTCCTCTCCAGGCCGGCCACGAGACTTCCGGGGTCGGGTCCACTGCTGCCGTTCCCGGCGCCAGGTCCTGCAGCGGGGTTGCCGACACTTTGGACGGCTCCGATGGCTTGCTTGATTCCGTAGAGTTGCTGAGCGGTGTCAGCTTGTTTGAGAACCCACTGGTCATATTGGCGGTTGGTTTCGGCGATTTCAGACAAATACCGCGTGCGGTGCGGCGGAATGATATAGATTTTCTCGGAGTCCTCTTTGGTCGTAGCCAATTGAGAGGCAAACGGAACGCCCGTTTTAGTCTCAATCATGCTGAGGATGGCCCGGTAGAGGCGGTTCATGCCCGGGTCGTTGAACTGGGAGGCGATGGTGCCAAACACGGGCATTTCGTCCAGGGGCTTGTCCCAGTGGCCGTGGTTGCGCTGGTACTGCTTGCGCACGTCGCGCAGGGCGTCGAGGGCGCCGCGCTTGTCGAACTTGTTGAGGGCAATGACGTCGGCGAAGTCGAGCATGTCGATTTTCTCCAGCTGGGTGGCGGCCCCGTACTCGGGCGTCATCACGTAGAGGCTGGCGTCGGAGTGCTCGATGATTTCGGTGTCGGACTGCCCGATGCCGGAAGTTTCGAGGATGATGAGGTCGAACTCGGCGGCCCGGACTACGTCGACGGCGTCCTGCACGTACTTGCTCAGGGCCAGGTTGCTCTGGCGCGTGGCCAGGCTGCGCATGTACACCCGGGGCGAGTTGATGGAGTTCATCCGGATCCGGTCGCCGAGCAGGGCCCCGCCGGTTTTGCGCTTCGAGGGGTCAACCGAAATGATGGCAATGGTCTTTTCGGGGAAGTCCATCAGGAAGCGGCGCACCAGCTCATCGACCAGGCTCGACTTGCCCGCGCCACCGGTGCCGGTGATGCCCAAGATGGGAGTTGTGGTGGGTTGCGGCGCGGTGGTCGTGGGCGCGGTGCCTTCGACCTTCTGGAAGTCGGCGACGAGCTGGGACTTGACCCGCTCGAACTCTTCGGGGAAGTTTTCGGCGGCGGAGATGAGGCGGCCGATGCTGCGGGCGTCTTTTTCCTTGACGTGGGTTACTTCGCCGTTCAGGTTCTGGCCGGTGGGGAAGTCGCAGCGCTGGAGCAAATCGTTGATCATGCCCTGCAAGCCCATGGCGCGGCCGGCGTCGGGGGAGTAGATCTGCTCGATGCCGTAGGCGTGCAGGTCCTCGATTTCGGAGGGCAGAATCACGCCGCCGCCGCCGCCGAAGAGGCGGATGTGGCCCGCCCCGCGCTCCTTGAGCAGGTCGTGCATGTACTTGAAGTACTCGTTGTGGCCGCCCTGGTAGGAGGTAATGGCAATGGCCTGGGCATCTTCCTGGATGGCGCAGTCCACGATTTCCTGCACCGAGCGGTTGTGGCCCAGGTGGATGACCTCGGCGCCGCTGCTCTGGATGATGCGGCGCATGATGTTGATGGCCGCGTCGTGGCCGTCGAACAGCGCGGCGGCGGTGACGATGCGGATGTGGTTTTTCGGCTTATAGGGAGCGGCGGGAGCTGCTTGCATAGCGCGGGGGAATGGGGTGGAATTTGGGTAGGCGAAGGTACGAAAAAAGCCCCGGCGAGAGGAATGGGGCTATTCACGTCAGGTTGTGCTACATTTCAAGACCTAAACCTTCGTATTCATTACGTAATGTCTGAACCAGGTAAACGCAGTGTTTCCTTTCTTGAGTTTGAAAAAGTCATCCAGGAATTGCCCGGGCAGCAGGCTTGGCGCAGCAACGCCGGGTCCGGTACGGGTTCCATATTTACTATGGAATTTAAGGCCGCGCTACAGTCGGATGTTCCCCAAAGTGAATTCTCCTTGATGGTTTACTGCGCCTGGCGAATCGTTGAACCGGGGCGTGTTCTCTGCACGTGGCAGGAAGATGCCGATAGCAGCTTAGCGCCTGCTTTGAAGAAGCTGGAAGGGGTTCCGGTTACCAGTGCCGTTTTAACGGAATGGGGCGACTTAACCGTTGGTTTCGCCAACGGCTCTTCGCTGCATATCTGGAATGATGCTCCCTTTAAAGACGACGACAGTTGGTTTATTGGCTACTCAGGCTTGGGATATTATTCGGTAGCCACCCCCAATACATTCTTCTACGAGCCGGAGGTGTATTAGCTAGGTGCAGAAGAGTTTGGTTCGTTGCCCAAGTGTCATCGGCTTCGGCCGACCTGGCAAGGGCTGGTGGCGGGGTGGCATGGACTTTAACGCCGGTGACAAGAGCCTCAACGGGCGTGACATGGACTTCACCCAAGGTGGCAAGAGGTTCAACAGGCATGACATGAACCTTGATGGGGGTGACATGAGGTTGAAATACCGTGACATGCACCTCAACGGGCCTGACATGCGCTTCGCGGGAGCTGACATGCGCTTCAACGGAGGTGGCATGACTCTTACGGGTAGG
Above is a genomic segment from Hymenobacter cellulosivorans containing:
- a CDS encoding DUF1493 family protein, yielding METIEVRFTDLRRMAMQVLAFVETQLACEAQERLRTSIEDDMGSYGDDTVELLENFAKQFNVDVTKFDFTGFISPEGFEDGNPLHLIVFLLFISVYAVAWATKLMMGLTYLPFNPKAAISLIKVPIGNPFAPTHALHPKSRHDTLTIGDFVASAAAGRFVKRERVRFVLV
- a CDS encoding GIY-YIG nuclease family protein, which translates into the protein MFTYIIKEVDSGKVKIGRTDDVMARLKSHQCSNSSELVVIMAVAGNVEAQLHERFHDSRIRGEWFHYTDDIKALVEENSIETNLIVNPKPVKITPFRIIKSKQVETKIPSTLKEIHRAMQARVESENKIKRKTEFREFTMELPEGEACFPEKYYNVREVINEMPPAVRRTLKLILRRTKTEEKSNKGYWEFSFLLKEFYDEATEIHLHTVHEVIYRVFTQSSFRIFRPHHLKRLREVYQSCGGANLIGGLSGTYELDDEETVTISIIDEGLALVNQYYPEFLA
- a CDS encoding alpha/beta hydrolase, yielding MKALFLALLILLSLPTLSQQLPPGVVGDYTPGTAKDAQYGVLVLGGAEGGKPTALARMFIDQGYPVLSLAYFKTAPLPAELENIPLEYFATAIKWLAQQAPGKHKGVLIVGWSKGAELALLLASRYPAVKGVVAISPSSVVWAGILKDWKKTPGSSWTAHGQPLSFVPFKSESATSLLTLYANSLNNEPAAAAATIPLEQSKAAVLLLSGSQDAVWPAALMSEQLMARLKAANYSRSYSHLNYPELGHLLNEKFLSATPEHPSRSAILSFLGSVE
- a CDS encoding MBL fold metallo-hydrolase encodes the protein MKSNLILAAALAALATQAQAQTAPAPRAAADQIATKKGPLTVQPITHGSVVFTWNGKTIYVDPYGGAAAYAGLAAPDVILITDIHGDHLDPKTLSGLSVGKALMIVPQAVADKLPAEYKAQVRILGNGQKLDTLGMVVSAIPMYNLPEAADAMHTKGRGNGYVLSLGGKNVYLSGDTEDIAEMRALKNIDVAFVCMNLPYTMDVNQAAQGVLAFKPGIVYPYHYRGQSGLSDVESFRKTVTTANKKIDVRLRNWYPAAN
- a CDS encoding methylmalonyl-CoA mutase family protein; translation: MQAAPAAPYKPKNHIRIVTAAALFDGHDAAINIMRRIIQSSGAEVIHLGHNRSVQEIVDCAIQEDAQAIAITSYQGGHNEYFKYMHDLLKERGAGHIRLFGGGGGVILPSEIEDLHAYGIEQIYSPDAGRAMGLQGMINDLLQRCDFPTGQNLNGEVTHVKEKDARSIGRLISAAENFPEEFERVKSQLVADFQKVEGTAPTTTAPQPTTTPILGITGTGGAGKSSLVDELVRRFLMDFPEKTIAIISVDPSKRKTGGALLGDRIRMNSINSPRVYMRSLATRQSNLALSKYVQDAVDVVRAAEFDLIILETSGIGQSDTEIIEHSDASLYVMTPEYGAATQLEKIDMLDFADVIALNKFDKRGALDALRDVRKQYQRNHGHWDKPLDEMPVFGTIASQFNDPGMNRLYRAILSMIETKTGVPFASQLATTKEDSEKIYIIPPHRTRYLSEIAETNRQYDQWVLKQADTAQQLYGIKQAIGAVQSVGNPAAGPGAGNGSSGPDPGSLVAGLERTFEEVKLRLDGQNWKLLETWPQKVAAYKAPEFVFKVRDKEIRIQTHTTSLSNQQIPKVSLPRYTAWGDLLRWQLQENVPGEFPYTAGVFPFKREGEDPTRMFAGEGGPERTNRRFHYVSMGLPAKRLSTAFDSVTLYGEDPDHRPDIYGKIGNAGVSICCLDDAKKLYSGFNLANPSTSVSMTINGPAATLAAFFMNAAIDQQCELYIKEQGLEAEVEAKINQIYADKGLNRPRYQGELPQGNDGLGLMLLGVTGDQVLPADVYETIKKRTLSQVRGTVQADILKEDQAQNTCIFSTEFALRLMGDVQEYFIKEKVRNFYSVSISGYHIAEAGANPLTQLALTLSNGFTFVEYYVSRGMSVNDFAPNLSFFFSNGIDPEYAVIGRVARRIWAKAMKLKYGADARSQMLKYHIQTSGRSLHAQEIDFNDIRTTLQALYAIYDNCNSLHTNAYDEAITTPTEESVRRAMAIQLIINRELGLAKNENPLQGSFIIEELTDLVEEAVLMEFDRITERGGVLGAMETMYQRGKIQEESMHYEMLKHTGEYPIIGVNTFLSSKGSPTVVPAEVIRATEEEKQYQIEMLQNLHTRNADQTEARLKQLQQVAIQNGNLFAELMETVKYCSLGQITNALFEVGGQYRRNM